One genomic window of Maribacter aquivivus includes the following:
- a CDS encoding M23 family metallopeptidase encodes MAKKKVKKRKEIKRKLLHKYRLVILNESTFEEKISFKLSRLNVFVTGSLFMITLIGLTTLLIAFTPLREYIPGYSSTRLKKEATELTYKTDSLIRTLNYTNKYLDNIRMVLKGDIENTVVNRDSLFQQFKLDPASVDLNPIREDSLLRAEVALEDKYNLFERTIDKKNLVLFTPVSGSVSMGFNPNEKHYAVDITAVTDSPVKAIANGTVIFSEWTADTGYVIIIEHEGGLLSVYKHNGSLSKYQGNIVRGGEVIAAVGNTGELTTGPHLHFELWDNGTPIDPLNYIDFN; translated from the coding sequence ATGGCCAAAAAGAAAGTCAAAAAAAGAAAAGAAATAAAAAGGAAACTACTTCATAAGTACCGTTTGGTAATACTAAACGAAAGTACTTTCGAAGAGAAGATTTCTTTTAAGTTAAGCAGGCTCAATGTTTTTGTTACAGGTTCTCTTTTCATGATAACTTTGATCGGACTAACAACACTACTTATTGCCTTTACTCCGCTAAGAGAATATATACCAGGCTATTCTTCAACAAGATTAAAGAAAGAAGCCACTGAGCTTACGTATAAAACGGACTCTTTAATTAGAACATTAAATTATACCAATAAGTATTTAGATAATATTCGTATGGTTTTAAAGGGTGATATAGAAAATACGGTAGTTAATAGAGATTCTCTTTTTCAGCAGTTTAAATTAGATCCGGCATCGGTAGATTTAAACCCTATTAGAGAAGATTCGTTATTACGGGCAGAGGTCGCTCTTGAAGATAAGTACAACTTATTCGAACGAACAATCGATAAGAAAAATTTAGTGCTCTTTACGCCAGTTTCAGGTTCTGTCTCTATGGGCTTCAATCCAAATGAAAAACACTATGCGGTTGATATTACTGCTGTAACTGATAGTCCGGTAAAAGCGATTGCAAATGGTACAGTAATTTTTTCTGAATGGACAGCAGATACTGGTTATGTAATTATTATTGAGCATGAAGGCGGATTATTAAGTGTATACAAGCATAATGGTTCATTATCAAAATATCAAGGTAATATAGTAAGAGGTGGTGAAGTAATTGCTGCAGTTGGTAATACTGGTGAACTTACCACTGGACCACATCTTCACTTTGAACTTTGGGATAACGGAACACCTATTGATCCTTTAAATTATATTGATTTTAATTAA